The DNA window AGAATCCGCCTGTGCCGGGCGGCTACGCCGGTGACAGAAATGCATGCGGGCCCGCAGCCGCGTCCAACAGTTTGAAGTGGCTCGAATCCCTCTACCCCCAGATCAACATCCCGTTCAGCCACCGGGCACTGTTGGATTCCCTTTCGAGGCTGATGGGAAGGCAGCAGGGTTCGGGAGTCAGCATCGAGTCCTTTATTCGCGGCAAGCTCGATTTCATCCAGCGGCACAATCTTCCCATTCAAGTAAAATTCCAAGCGCAAGGAGTCGCGGGCAACATCTCCGCCTCATCGGGACCGTCGTTTGCGCGAAACGATAACAGCGGCACCTATCCCTCGTGGGCGTATCTGAAGCAGGAAGTGGCGGACACGGAGGACGTGGAGATTTTCTACAAGTGGTTTGATGGAACGAATTGGCGCGGGCATGTGGCCGCGGTAACGGGAGTGTATGAAACCCAGAGTGGCAAGAGGTACGTCGGGATCAAGCACGATATAAAACAAGGGGATACGGGAGGAACCGTGCAGGAGTTTCCCGAAATTATGGTTGACCCTGCCGGCAGAATGGTCATTCACCGCCACGGTATCCCCCGCTACATCTCTCATGTTGTTTCAGAAAGTCCCGGTACGCCCTTCACCACCGGCGTACGCGGCGATGGAGGGGTGCCGTATGAGTTCCGGCTCGAACAGAACTATCCCAACCCGTTCAACCCCACAACAGCAATCAGCTATCAGCTTTCAGCGGTCGGACACGTAACACTGAAGGTGTTTGATGTGTTGGGGCGGGAAGTGGCAACGCTGGTGGATGAAGTGAAACACGCCGGCAGGTATTCTGCTTTCTTCGATGCAACCGGATTGCCGAGCGGCGTCTACTTCTACCGCCTCACAGCAGGAAGCCAAGTCGAGACGAAGAGGATGATGGTGTTGAAGTAAAGACCGTAGCATAGGTCGAGTTTTTCCAGAGAATCCCGGTGAAAGCCGGGTTTCTTTTTGTAGACGATCCCAAAACGGGCAGCATCATTCCCAAATCAGACAATCACAACTACACATTTTCCCATCTTTGATGTAGATATTTTCTACATTCATGTGTACTAATGAGTTCTCCCTTTCATTCTGCAAACAAACCAGTGACACACAGATTGGTTGATTGGGGCGAAATCAGTCCATAATTTCACCAAAGGCAAGAAGGGATGGGAATTATGAAGGCACCTCTACAGCCCTAGTGTGGCTATGCACCTTCAGTTTTGGACACAAATCATGCACGGCAGCTATTCGGGCCGTGTATTACTGCCGGCTAACTCCCCGCGACTTCGAGCAGCAAGAAAATTCATCCTCATTCGGTAGTATTGCATAACACAAGGAGGGAAACTCAATGACAACTATTTCCAGTCTTCTTTGCGCCGGAAGGCAAAGCCTCGGTCGTTTGATAGGCGGAGTTCTTCTGCCACTTTGTTGGGTATTGTTCGATCCGGATCCATTGCATGCTCAATGGATGCAAAGCGATGGGCTCTACGGCGGCTTTATTTATCGAATAGCCGTAAGCCCCAACGAAGAAGGTGGGATCACAAGCCTCTATGTCGCGACTGACAGTGGCGGTGTGTTTCGTTCAACCAATAACGGGACAAGCTGGAGCGCAGTCAAGAGCGGTCTAACAGCTAAGACTGTATGGACTGTCGTCGCCAAGCCAAACGGTGCAGGAGGTACAATTCTTTTTGCGGGAACCTTTGGCGGCGGTGTCTTCCGCTCTACAAACTACGGTACGCTCTGGACACCGGTCAACAATGGCTTGGCAGACTCCCGCGTCTGGTGCCTTGCGGTTTTTGATTCAGTAATCTTTGCCGGGACCTACGACGGCATCTTTCGTTCCACCAACAACGGGAACA is part of the Bacteroidota bacterium genome and encodes:
- a CDS encoding T9SS type A sorting domain-containing protein, translating into MVDPAGRMVIHRHGIPRYISHVVSESPGTPFTTGVRGDGGVPYEFRLEQNYPNPFNPTTAISYQLSAVGHVTLKVFDVLGREVATLVDEVKHAGRYSAFFDATGLPSGVYFYRLTAGSQVETKRMMVLK